A genomic window from Mesosutterella faecium includes:
- the pyrE gene encoding orotate phosphoribosyltransferase, producing MNNLEHDFIDFALTTKVLRFGEFRTKAGRLSPYFFNAGLFNTGSTLNRLGDFYARKILEKTGDGTLKFDMLFGPAYKGIPLVATVAINLAEKGLDLPWAFNRKEKKDHGEGGTIIGSPLQGRVLIVDDVISAGTSVRESIDIIRAAGAEPAGVAIAIDRMERGGNADSLTETSAVQDVEASFHIPVVSIASLDSLLNFMRSGSDAARSVAEYAEAVAAYRSRYGA from the coding sequence ATGAACAATCTCGAGCACGACTTTATCGATTTCGCCCTGACAACCAAAGTGCTGCGGTTCGGGGAATTCAGGACCAAGGCTGGCCGCCTCTCCCCTTATTTCTTCAATGCTGGACTTTTTAACACCGGCTCAACCCTGAATCGACTTGGGGATTTTTACGCTCGGAAAATCCTCGAAAAGACCGGCGACGGCACCTTGAAATTCGACATGCTCTTCGGGCCGGCCTACAAGGGCATTCCTCTGGTCGCCACGGTGGCCATCAATTTGGCCGAAAAAGGACTCGATCTCCCCTGGGCTTTCAACCGCAAGGAAAAGAAGGACCACGGCGAAGGCGGGACTATCATCGGCAGCCCCCTGCAGGGGCGGGTTCTCATTGTCGATGACGTCATCTCCGCCGGAACCTCCGTGCGGGAGTCCATCGACATCATCCGTGCAGCAGGCGCCGAGCCTGCAGGGGTCGCGATCGCCATTGACCGCATGGAAAGGGGCGGAAACGCGGACAGCCTGACGGAAACCTCCGCCGTCCAGGATGTCGAGGCCTCGTTCCACATCCCAGTGGTCTCAATCGCAAGCTTGGACAGTCTTTTGAACTTCATGAGAAGCGGCAGCGACGCCGCCCGGTCCGTGGCGGAGTACGCCGAGGCCGTTGCCGCCTACCGCAGCCGCTACGGAGCCTGA
- a CDS encoding exodeoxyribonuclease III: MTRIITFNANGIRSADKKGFFNWFAGQDADVLCVQELKAQAETLPEHLLRLPGYESRFHFAEKKGYSGCALYTRLPAKSWKTGMGVPEFDSEGRFVAADLGFAVVISCYFPSGTSGDERQAAKYRFLEAIVPVVDGIRDSGRQVVLCGDMNIAHKEIDLKNWKGNLDHSGFLPQERAWMTEFLDQHGWVDVFRRLDPNPGRYTWWSQRGKAREKNVGWRIDYQLATPQIAERARQTSIYADEKFSDHAPLIIDYDA, encoded by the coding sequence ATGACTCGCATCATCACTTTCAATGCCAATGGCATAAGGTCGGCCGATAAAAAAGGCTTCTTCAACTGGTTTGCCGGACAGGATGCGGATGTTTTGTGCGTCCAAGAGCTGAAAGCTCAGGCTGAGACTCTGCCTGAGCACCTCCTGCGGCTTCCCGGCTATGAGTCCCGTTTCCATTTTGCGGAAAAAAAGGGGTATTCGGGTTGTGCGCTTTACACCCGCCTGCCGGCAAAGAGCTGGAAAACAGGCATGGGAGTTCCGGAGTTCGACAGCGAAGGGCGCTTCGTGGCGGCCGATCTTGGATTTGCAGTGGTGATCTCCTGCTATTTCCCTTCCGGTACGAGCGGCGACGAGCGGCAGGCGGCCAAATACAGGTTTCTTGAGGCGATAGTGCCCGTGGTGGACGGCATCAGGGACAGCGGCCGGCAGGTCGTCCTCTGCGGGGACATGAACATCGCCCACAAGGAAATCGACCTTAAAAACTGGAAGGGCAATCTCGATCACAGCGGATTCCTGCCGCAGGAAAGGGCATGGATGACCGAATTTCTCGATCAGCACGGCTGGGTCGATGTGTTCAGGAGACTCGACCCGAATCCCGGGCGCTACACCTGGTGGAGCCAGCGTGGCAAAGCCCGCGAGAAGAACGTGGGATGGCGCATCGACTATCAGCTGGCAACGCCTCAGATCGCCGAGAGGGCCAGGCAGACGTCCATTTATGCAGATGAAAAATTTTCTGACCACGCCCCCCTGATCATTGACTACGATGCGTAA
- the gatB gene encoding Asp-tRNA(Asn)/Glu-tRNA(Gln) amidotransferase subunit GatB — MQWEVVIGLETHVQLSTKTKIFSAADNEFGGEPNSHACAIDMALPGALPVLNREAVLRAARFGLAIGAKVAEKSVFDRKNYFYPDLPKGYQISQFEHPIVLGGKLSCLVTPKKGDPYIKVVELTRAHLEEDAGKSNHGIHPGETGVDLNRAGTPLIEIVTEPVMHSSDEAVAYARALHALVVWLGITEGNMQNGNFRCDANVSVRPAGDPKLGTRCEIKNLNSFRFLQSAIDYEVNRQIELIEDGGKVVQQTRLYDLENDETRPMRSKEDSMDYRYFPDPDLLPCVLSAEEIEELRRNLPELPHQMFERLKKEDGLSEYDAGILTSSHAVAQYYDELAHLVDDKKAAANWVMGELSSALKQSEGLTIDKAPVTPAVLAAIMARVSDGTINLKGAKKVFSAVWNGEGTDVDGLIGTLGLKQISDAGAIEKMVDEVLARNGAMVEQYKSGKQKAFNALVGQVMKAARGKASPALVNQLLHRKLD, encoded by the coding sequence ATGCAATGGGAAGTTGTAATAGGGCTTGAGACCCATGTCCAGCTCTCGACCAAAACCAAGATTTTTTCCGCGGCGGACAACGAGTTTGGCGGCGAGCCGAATTCTCATGCCTGCGCAATTGACATGGCGCTGCCCGGGGCCCTGCCGGTTCTCAACAGGGAGGCCGTCCTCAGGGCCGCGCGCTTCGGTCTGGCCATTGGGGCGAAGGTGGCAGAGAAGTCGGTTTTCGACCGCAAGAACTATTTTTATCCGGATCTTCCGAAGGGCTATCAGATCAGCCAGTTCGAACACCCCATCGTGCTGGGGGGAAAGCTCTCCTGCCTGGTCACCCCGAAGAAGGGAGATCCTTACATCAAAGTGGTTGAACTGACGCGAGCTCATCTTGAGGAAGATGCCGGAAAGAGCAACCATGGGATTCATCCCGGCGAAACCGGCGTGGATCTGAACCGGGCCGGAACACCCCTGATTGAGATCGTGACCGAGCCCGTGATGCACTCCTCCGACGAGGCGGTCGCTTACGCCCGTGCCCTGCATGCTCTGGTGGTCTGGCTGGGCATCACTGAAGGGAACATGCAGAACGGCAACTTCCGCTGCGACGCCAATGTGTCCGTCCGGCCGGCGGGCGACCCGAAACTGGGCACGCGCTGCGAAATCAAGAATCTGAACAGCTTCCGGTTCCTGCAGAGCGCGATTGACTATGAGGTGAACCGTCAGATCGAGCTGATCGAGGATGGCGGGAAGGTGGTCCAGCAGACACGGCTCTACGATCTGGAGAACGACGAGACGCGGCCCATGCGGTCTAAGGAAGACTCTATGGACTACCGGTATTTCCCGGACCCGGACCTCTTGCCCTGTGTGCTGTCGGCTGAAGAAATCGAGGAGCTGCGCCGGAATCTGCCCGAGCTTCCCCACCAGATGTTCGAACGCCTGAAAAAAGAGGACGGCCTGTCGGAGTACGACGCCGGCATTCTCACCTCCAGCCACGCCGTTGCGCAGTACTACGACGAGCTCGCCCACCTGGTCGATGACAAGAAGGCTGCGGCCAACTGGGTCATGGGGGAGCTCAGCAGCGCACTGAAGCAGTCAGAGGGCCTGACGATAGACAAGGCTCCCGTGACGCCTGCAGTACTGGCGGCCATCATGGCCCGCGTGAGCGACGGGACGATCAATCTGAAGGGGGCAAAAAAGGTTTTCAGCGCGGTTTGGAACGGCGAAGGAACCGATGTCGACGGCCTGATCGGAACCCTGGGGCTCAAGCAGATTTCGGATGCCGGCGCCATTGAAAAAATGGTCGATGAAGTGCTGGCCCGAAACGGAGCCATGGTCGAACAGTACAAGTCCGGTAAGCAGAAGGCCTTCAACGCTCTTGTGGGCCAGGTCATGAAAGCGGCTCGGGGAAAGGCCTCTCCGGCGTTGGTGAATCAGCTGCTGCACCGGAAGTTGGATTAA